A genomic stretch from Acidobacteriota bacterium includes:
- a CDS encoding AAA family ATPase: MSIRTRQTPGVIIAVISKKGGVGKTTTSVNLAAALAALGRRVLLVDLDSQASASRSLGVTRSNLAPSISDVLFSNLPAGDAIRHTSVPNLNLITASVDLVSADVELGGSREREFRLGKVLEPLRPHYDEIILDCPPSLTLLPINALTAADGFVAPVVPHFLAIEGVESLLKTAERVRSNFNRRLVALGILLAMVDYRTNATRQNVALLREEYGRLVFGVEVRINTRLAEAPEHAQTIFQYDPRATGAESHSLLAEEFLLRCKSLHRLTASA, from the coding sequence ATGAGCATCCGAACGAGGCAGACCCCGGGCGTGATCATCGCCGTGATCAGCAAGAAGGGCGGTGTCGGCAAGACCACCACCTCGGTGAATCTCGCCGCCGCCCTGGCGGCGCTGGGGCGGCGGGTGCTGCTGGTGGACCTCGACAGCCAGGCTTCCGCCTCACGTTCCCTGGGAGTGACCCGCTCGAATCTCGCGCCGTCGATCAGCGATGTCCTGTTCTCCAACCTGCCGGCGGGAGACGCCATCCGGCACACTTCAGTGCCGAACCTGAACCTCATCACCGCCTCCGTCGATCTGGTGTCGGCGGATGTCGAGCTGGGGGGTTCGCGAGAGCGGGAGTTCCGCCTCGGCAAGGTGCTGGAGCCGCTGCGGCCGCACTACGACGAGATCATCCTCGACTGCCCTCCTTCCCTCACCCTGTTGCCGATCAACGCCTTGACGGCGGCGGACGGCTTCGTGGCGCCGGTGGTACCGCACTTCTTGGCGATCGAGGGAGTGGAAAGCCTGCTCAAGACGGCGGAACGGGTGCGTTCGAACTTCAACCGGCGGCTGGTGGCGCTGGGCATTCTGCTGGCGATGGTGGACTACCGGACCAACGCCACCCGGCAAAACGTGGCGCTGCTGCGGGAGGAGTACGGTCGGCTGGTGTTCGGCGTCGAAGTGCGCATCAATACCCGCCTGGCGGAAGCGCCGGAACACGCCCAAACCATCTTCCAGTACGACCCGCGGGCGACCGGCGCCGAATCCCACAGTCTGCTGGCGGAAGAGTTCTTGCTGCGCTGCAAATCCCTCCACCGCCTCACCGCCTCGGCATAG
- a CDS encoding SRPBCC domain-containing protein — protein MAVKKDKDGRRSVEAKVEVPGSPEEVWQAIATGRGISSWFVPSQVEERVGGTAVTTFGPGMDSVAKISEWTPPRSFAAETEEEPGTVATEWHVEAREGGTCVVRVVHRWFADSDDWDGQFEGHVFGWEASYFRFLRLYLKHFSGQRCSPLQLSAITGRSAPEALRALRGALNIEGPGRFQSSAGTPDLGGVVERVEITDPELLRIRERSPHIVAAREAMEGENPELFLRLDRPAPGLAHGMVMAMGEQTLVSIRIHFYGEAGAKVAPMAEGEWSEWFSERFPAPE, from the coding sequence ATGGCGGTGAAGAAAGACAAGGACGGCCGACGTTCGGTCGAAGCGAAGGTCGAAGTTCCCGGGTCACCCGAAGAGGTATGGCAGGCGATCGCCACGGGCAGGGGCATTTCGTCATGGTTCGTTCCCAGCCAGGTGGAGGAACGGGTGGGAGGGACGGCCGTGACGACCTTCGGCCCGGGCATGGACTCGGTAGCGAAGATTAGCGAATGGACTCCGCCCCGGAGCTTTGCCGCCGAAACCGAGGAGGAACCCGGCACGGTGGCGACGGAATGGCATGTAGAGGCACGCGAGGGCGGAACCTGCGTGGTGCGGGTCGTCCACCGGTGGTTCGCCGATTCGGACGACTGGGACGGGCAGTTTGAAGGGCACGTTTTCGGTTGGGAGGCGTCTTACTTCCGCTTCCTGCGTCTCTACCTGAAGCATTTTTCCGGCCAGCGATGTTCTCCGCTCCAGCTCAGCGCTATCACCGGCCGGTCCGCGCCGGAAGCCTTGCGCGCCCTCAGGGGGGCCCTAAACATCGAAGGACCGGGGCGCTTCCAGTCCAGTGCAGGAACGCCTGACCTCGGCGGGGTGGTGGAACGGGTGGAGATCACGGATCCGGAACTCTTGCGAATCCGTGAGCGGTCGCCGCACATCGTCGCGGCCCGGGAGGCGATGGAAGGGGAGAATCCGGAGCTGTTTCTACGGCTCGACCGGCCGGCTCCGGGGCTCGCCCATGGCATGGTCATGGCCATGGGTGAGCAGACCCTGGTTTCGATCCGCATCCACTTCTACGGCGAAGCCGGCGCCAAGGTCGCGCCGATGGCCGAGGGCGAGTGGAGCGAGTGGTTCAGCGAGCGATTCCCGGCTCCGGAGTGA
- a CDS encoding SpoIIE family protein phosphatase, whose product MLPTHNTQHSTLANSMSQRLTIRALYVLGLVAFVLAGLSILDMYLPRPYDGVILDRDVRGTIRVLALEPDSGAARAGIRPGDEIAGMDNSLLDSPEQAAATLHRFEIGEQVSYFVKRPGQLPFELEVELGRRQIGTTGYLYACLLGFGFFGIGLLVLRQQPEIRVSQVFFLLCTLFLLVLVCRLRPASYSRIDSLVLQTGTAALVLLPASFLHFFLIFPRPIWDGRWGERIARLGSLRRRTQILAGLYLLPVLTFAAALAWPRPAGQAPPLISGAPTASWWLMAIFLPAGLAILAVNASRLPSRRERSGAGWVLFGSVAGLAPFLVTAVVVPSFFQTERFLTWGLVPLALIPLTFAYAIIRFRLMNVRVILRKSLLYTLTTALVTGLYALGIASFNTVFRGTELAASPYFPFVFALTIVLLFEPLRRSVQVPVDRFFFAGRGRLQRTLVEMGSAYADRVDPAKVVYDLVRRLPGLLGLKFSALYLYDGTELVRADGPPELPDRFPLPAPLYGNLRHRVVARLDALNLTRTFDDDTSRLLNRLTEAGVEAVGALATSRRRVGMVLLSGLTGQTPLEEEDFVLLRGLFSQAAIALETKVLLDERARQAELERELEIAAEIQRSLLPARVELSAAWRVAAACHPARHVGGDFYAVIPGASKDRRAVIYGDVSGKSVAGALMMMAAKEVLHSLALASGGADELFDLANGRLYEVAQRSFVALGYLTPTPEDRGLRYLLAGQPQPLMRDAAGRVDGIPLPSHRLPLGALRVQGYRAMEIAMQPGDILFVYSDGVSEAQSPDGEFFGVDRLAQVLEASNGTAQELVDAVLAALTEFSQGQDPYDDVTVLAIERLPGC is encoded by the coding sequence GTGTTGCCGACCCACAACACCCAACACTCCACCCTAGCGAATTCCATGTCCCAGCGTCTGACCATTCGAGCCCTGTACGTCCTCGGCCTGGTCGCCTTCGTGCTCGCCGGCCTGTCGATTCTCGACATGTACCTGCCGCGGCCCTACGACGGGGTGATTCTCGACCGCGACGTGCGCGGCACGATCCGGGTGCTGGCCCTCGAGCCGGACTCCGGCGCCGCCCGGGCGGGCATTCGCCCCGGGGACGAGATCGCCGGCATGGACAACTCCCTCCTCGACTCCCCGGAACAGGCGGCGGCCACCCTCCACCGCTTCGAGATCGGGGAGCAGGTGTCCTACTTCGTCAAACGGCCCGGCCAGTTGCCCTTCGAGCTGGAAGTCGAACTGGGACGACGGCAGATCGGCACCACCGGCTACCTCTACGCCTGCCTGCTCGGTTTCGGTTTCTTCGGCATCGGACTGCTGGTGCTGCGCCAGCAGCCGGAGATCCGCGTCAGCCAGGTCTTCTTTCTTCTCTGCACGCTGTTCCTGCTGGTGCTGGTGTGCCGCCTGCGGCCGGCTTCGTACTCGCGCATCGACAGCCTGGTGCTGCAGACCGGCACCGCCGCCCTGGTCTTGCTGCCGGCGAGTTTTCTACATTTCTTCTTGATCTTTCCCCGCCCGATCTGGGACGGCCGGTGGGGCGAGCGCATTGCCCGCCTCGGTAGCCTCCGGCGACGGACCCAGATTCTCGCCGGCCTCTACTTGCTACCCGTGCTGACCTTCGCGGCGGCCCTCGCCTGGCCGCGGCCGGCGGGCCAGGCGCCCCCCCTGATCAGCGGCGCGCCGACGGCGAGCTGGTGGCTGATGGCGATTTTTCTGCCGGCGGGCCTGGCGATCCTGGCCGTCAACGCTTCCCGCCTGCCGTCGCGCCGCGAGCGCAGCGGCGCCGGTTGGGTGCTGTTCGGCTCGGTCGCCGGTCTGGCGCCCTTCCTGGTCACCGCCGTGGTGGTACCGAGTTTCTTCCAGACCGAACGCTTTCTAACCTGGGGCCTGGTGCCCCTGGCGCTGATTCCCCTGACCTTCGCTTACGCCATCATCCGTTTCCGGTTGATGAACGTGCGGGTGATCCTGCGCAAGAGCCTGCTCTACACCCTGACCACCGCTCTCGTCACCGGCCTCTACGCCCTCGGCATCGCCTCCTTCAACACCGTGTTCCGGGGCACCGAACTGGCCGCCTCACCCTATTTCCCGTTCGTCTTCGCCCTCACCATCGTGCTGCTCTTCGAACCCCTGCGGCGCAGCGTCCAGGTGCCGGTGGACCGGTTCTTCTTCGCCGGCCGCGGCCGGCTGCAGCGCACCCTGGTGGAAATGGGCAGTGCCTACGCCGACCGGGTCGACCCGGCCAAGGTGGTCTACGACCTGGTCCGCCGCCTGCCGGGGCTCCTGGGGCTCAAGTTCTCGGCCCTCTATCTGTACGACGGCACCGAGCTGGTGCGCGCCGACGGCCCGCCGGAACTGCCGGACCGCTTTCCCCTACCGGCACCTCTCTACGGCAATTTGCGGCACCGGGTAGTGGCTCGCCTCGACGCCCTCAACCTCACCCGCACCTTCGACGACGACACCAGCCGGCTGCTCAATCGCCTGACCGAAGCGGGGGTGGAAGCGGTGGGCGCGCTGGCTACCTCGCGGCGGCGGGTGGGAATGGTGCTGCTCTCCGGCCTGACCGGACAGACCCCCCTTGAAGAAGAGGACTTCGTGCTGTTGCGGGGCCTTTTCAGCCAGGCGGCTATCGCCTTGGAAACCAAGGTTCTGCTCGACGAGCGGGCACGCCAGGCGGAACTCGAGCGGGAGCTCGAGATCGCTGCCGAGATCCAGCGGTCGCTGCTGCCGGCGCGGGTGGAACTCTCCGCCGCCTGGCGGGTGGCCGCCGCCTGCCATCCGGCGCGCCATGTCGGCGGCGACTTCTACGCCGTGATCCCGGGAGCGTCGAAGGACCGCCGGGCGGTGATCTACGGCGATGTCTCTGGCAAATCGGTGGCCGGCGCTCTGATGATGATGGCCGCCAAAGAGGTGCTCCATTCGCTGGCCCTCGCCAGCGGTGGCGCCGATGAGCTCTTCGACCTCGCCAACGGGCGGCTGTACGAAGTCGCCCAGCGCAGCTTCGTCGCCCTCGGCTACCTCACGCCGACGCCGGAGGATCGAGGCCTGCGTTACCTGCTCGCCGGTCAGCCGCAGCCCCTGATGCGCGACGCCGCCGGCCGGGTCGACGGTATTCCCTTGCCGTCCCATCGCCTACCGCTGGGAGCACTACGGGTACAGGGCTATCGGGCGATGGAAATCGCCATGCAACCCGGCGACATCCTGTTCGTATATTCCGATGGCGTGTCCGAGGCCCAGTCACCGGACGGCGAGTTTTTCGGTGTCGACCGCCTGGCGCAAGTGCTCGAGGCCAGCAACGGAACGGCGCAGGAACTGGTCGACGCGGTGCTGGCGGCCCTCACCGAGTTCAGCCAGGGGCAAGACCCCTACGACGACGTGACGGTGCTCGCCATCGAACGGCTACCAGGTTGCTGA
- a CDS encoding PilZ domain-containing protein → MVGRFPPRIFRRVPFEGPVTMRFEDGTEIQGRSMNVSLGGMFIATEALRPVGSSFAVEFRLTEGGRLIQGQGRVLWSREEPEGEEYPRGVGVRFLELTPGSRELIFEVVDRHVRDTDPADVDSASDRQRAAAAPAVGSLSLEEMPEEALDEVHPATLDAAIEEAVDREMVGPSASPPEEDPAEGLARVVGDEKPVTPADFARPFGSEAVESAGVETAAWASPANFDAGEQEPEAEENPAEEPPAAPFAFDDAPPKPLARSPETPAAFEDSPNTARSGVDSEPERDELGSDDVLSAVAPQAAGSEPVEAPSEAVESWQGWDESERYRKPSARPWYRSPWLPGALVVALALLAAGWWFGLRESGETESPAMVQPAASDATGPAGGDADTANVAGGDAGTGDAGTLDASNVDAGVADGETDEAPIENVAEGTADPEFPDPAAPAPGEAVQADSAVDAVPATTEIAAEPSVPSEPARMVTGITWQRQGPETVIVVQGDGVLAEGAVLQSRLGGANPRQLIRLIGIEGPFADGTVEVGSAEVARIRTGHHAEKNPDELHVVVDLVDPAVELAAVEPLGDRLRLRFRKP, encoded by the coding sequence TTGGTCGGCCGATTCCCCCCCAGAATCTTCAGGCGCGTACCCTTCGAAGGGCCGGTCACCATGCGCTTCGAGGACGGCACCGAGATCCAGGGTCGTTCGATGAACGTCTCCCTGGGTGGAATGTTTATCGCCACCGAAGCGCTGCGCCCGGTGGGATCCTCCTTCGCGGTGGAATTTCGCCTGACCGAGGGCGGGCGATTGATCCAGGGCCAGGGCCGGGTGCTGTGGAGCCGCGAAGAACCCGAGGGCGAGGAGTATCCGCGCGGCGTCGGAGTACGTTTTCTGGAGTTGACTCCGGGCAGCCGCGAGCTGATCTTCGAAGTGGTCGATCGCCACGTTCGCGACACGGATCCGGCCGATGTGGACTCGGCTTCGGACCGCCAACGGGCCGCCGCGGCGCCGGCGGTGGGTTCGCTCTCCCTCGAGGAGATGCCCGAAGAAGCCCTCGACGAGGTGCATCCGGCGACCCTCGACGCGGCGATCGAAGAGGCGGTGGATCGCGAGATGGTGGGTCCATCGGCGAGCCCTCCCGAGGAGGATCCAGCGGAGGGGCTGGCACGGGTGGTGGGCGACGAGAAACCCGTGACCCCGGCGGATTTCGCCCGGCCTTTCGGCAGCGAAGCCGTAGAGAGCGCCGGCGTGGAAACGGCGGCCTGGGCCTCCCCGGCGAATTTCGATGCCGGCGAGCAGGAGCCGGAAGCCGAGGAGAACCCTGCGGAAGAACCTCCCGCGGCGCCCTTTGCTTTTGACGATGCTCCCCCCAAACCGCTGGCCCGCTCTCCGGAAACGCCGGCCGCCTTCGAGGATTCTCCAAACACCGCCCGGAGCGGAGTCGATTCCGAACCGGAGAGGGACGAGCTGGGATCGGACGATGTGCTGAGCGCCGTCGCACCGCAGGCTGCGGGATCGGAGCCCGTAGAGGCCCCATCCGAGGCGGTGGAATCATGGCAGGGCTGGGACGAAAGCGAGCGCTATCGCAAGCCTTCCGCCCGGCCCTGGTACCGCTCGCCTTGGTTGCCCGGAGCGCTGGTGGTGGCGCTCGCCTTGCTGGCCGCCGGTTGGTGGTTCGGGCTGCGGGAATCCGGCGAAACCGAGAGTCCCGCGATGGTGCAACCGGCAGCTTCCGACGCCACCGGTCCAGCCGGTGGCGACGCGGATACGGCGAACGTCGCCGGTGGCGATGCCGGTACCGGTGACGCCGGAACCCTTGATGCCAGTAACGTTGACGCCGGTGTGGCGGACGGCGAGACGGATGAGGCGCCGATCGAGAATGTTGCCGAGGGCACGGCCGATCCCGAGTTTCCGGATCCCGCGGCTCCGGCCCCAGGAGAGGCGGTCCAGGCCGATTCCGCGGTGGACGCCGTTCCTGCGACAACGGAGATTGCCGCAGAGCCGAGCGTTCCCTCCGAGCCGGCCCGGATGGTGACCGGCATCACCTGGCAGCGTCAAGGTCCCGAAACGGTCATCGTGGTGCAGGGGGACGGTGTCCTCGCTGAAGGGGCGGTGCTTCAGTCCCGCCTGGGTGGCGCCAACCCGCGGCAGTTGATTCGCCTCATCGGCATCGAGGGCCCCTTCGCCGACGGCACCGTGGAGGTGGGCTCGGCGGAGGTCGCCCGCATCCGCACCGGACACCATGCCGAGAAGAACCCGGACGAGCTGCACGTGGTGGTGGATCTCGTCGATCCGGCGGTCGAGCTGGCGGCGGTCGAGCCCCTGGGTGATCGTCTACGCCTTCGCTTCCGGAAGCCCTGA
- a CDS encoding tetratricopeptide repeat protein, which translates to MTIDEPQEGTRGDQAELANTPHSGWRIALALAALAVCAAGAWVVLGRAPEPSWSSSSPEAQEAFELGLQARMKLYAMEAQEHFQRAVELDPDFIAAKLALWMYLRHHQPERAGELHQQIAAADLSQATERERALVEHHLAMHDDRPDETRKVVSEYLERFPNDTFLLEIQCDQLWLQGQWQRAEECFRHLIAEDPNWVVAQNLLGYLAMAQGRFAEAEEQFALYRYLAPDQANPHDSLGELMMVTGRWQEAEEHLEKALAAKADFCPSWGHLKEVHVLAGDWEGARQVLARQPQRDTCSQMHTIDPVCYVDAEALRSEGNWEGLWTLAAGERCQGVEERMPIAYFRASLATGREDRADEIEQRVHERYGPKDGEAEVRVSHRVLPTLLDAIRLRHDGEPGKAAELLAPLPEELLFWNVPAANQRLAVEIELWQALEEAGDRRAAQTVLERARAVNPALTNRWKEYPAG; encoded by the coding sequence ATGACGATCGACGAGCCACAGGAAGGGACCCGCGGCGATCAAGCGGAACTGGCAAATACCCCGCACAGCGGCTGGCGGATCGCCCTCGCCCTCGCCGCGCTGGCGGTGTGCGCCGCCGGCGCCTGGGTGGTCCTCGGCCGGGCCCCGGAGCCGTCCTGGTCGTCGTCCTCGCCAGAAGCCCAGGAAGCCTTCGAACTGGGCCTCCAAGCGCGCATGAAGCTCTATGCCATGGAAGCCCAGGAGCACTTCCAGCGGGCGGTGGAGCTCGATCCCGACTTCATCGCCGCCAAGCTCGCCCTGTGGATGTACCTGCGACATCATCAGCCGGAGCGGGCCGGCGAACTCCATCAGCAGATCGCGGCGGCGGACCTCAGCCAGGCGACGGAGCGGGAACGGGCGCTGGTCGAGCACCATCTGGCGATGCACGACGACCGGCCCGACGAGACCCGAAAGGTCGTTTCCGAATACCTCGAACGCTTCCCGAACGACACCTTCCTGCTCGAGATCCAGTGCGACCAGCTGTGGCTACAGGGTCAATGGCAGCGGGCGGAAGAGTGCTTCCGACACCTGATCGCCGAGGATCCCAACTGGGTGGTGGCGCAAAACCTCCTCGGCTACCTGGCGATGGCCCAGGGGCGCTTCGCCGAGGCTGAAGAGCAGTTCGCCCTCTACCGCTACCTGGCGCCGGACCAGGCCAATCCCCACGACTCCCTCGGCGAACTGATGATGGTCACCGGCCGCTGGCAGGAGGCCGAAGAGCACCTCGAAAAGGCCCTCGCCGCCAAAGCCGACTTCTGCCCCTCCTGGGGCCACCTGAAAGAGGTCCATGTACTCGCCGGCGACTGGGAGGGTGCTCGGCAAGTACTGGCGCGGCAACCGCAGCGGGACACCTGCAGCCAAATGCACACCATCGACCCGGTCTGCTACGTCGACGCGGAGGCGCTACGGTCTGAAGGCAACTGGGAAGGCCTCTGGACCCTGGCCGCCGGGGAGCGATGTCAGGGAGTCGAAGAGAGAATGCCGATCGCCTACTTCCGGGCTTCCCTGGCGACCGGAAGAGAGGACAGGGCCGACGAAATCGAACAGCGCGTCCACGAGCGCTACGGCCCGAAGGATGGCGAGGCCGAAGTCCGAGTCTCGCACCGGGTTCTGCCCACCCTGCTGGACGCGATCCGCCTACGCCACGATGGCGAGCCGGGTAAGGCCGCCGAACTCCTCGCGCCCCTACCCGAAGAACTCCTCTTTTGGAACGTACCGGCAGCCAACCAACGCCTGGCGGTCGAAATCGAACTCTGGCAAGCCCTCGAAGAAGCCGGCGACCGCCGAGCCGCCCAAACCGTTCTGGAGCGCGCCCGAGCGGTCAATCCCGCTCTCACCAATCGCTGGAAGGAGTACCCGGCGGGGTGA
- a CDS encoding helix-turn-helix domain-containing protein: MLDIEVIEEPTPAVVALDPIRSRLLSELRQPASAAMLAGRMGLARQKVNYHLRKLEGHGLVRVASQKQWGGLTERRLVASASAYVVSPGAMGPVAADPECEMDRLSASYLIALAARAVREAGDLLRRAREAGKFLATMSVDTVIRFRSAADRAAFSQELTAEVRRLVAKYHDESAPGGRSHRLVLLAHPLPKAKSDR; the protein is encoded by the coding sequence ATGCTGGACATCGAGGTCATCGAGGAACCCACGCCCGCGGTGGTGGCGTTGGACCCGATCCGCAGTCGGTTGCTGTCCGAATTGCGGCAACCGGCCTCGGCCGCGATGCTGGCCGGGCGGATGGGCCTGGCGCGGCAGAAGGTGAACTATCACCTGCGCAAGCTGGAAGGGCACGGACTGGTGAGGGTGGCCAGCCAGAAGCAGTGGGGTGGCCTGACGGAGCGGCGGTTGGTGGCGTCGGCGTCGGCGTACGTGGTGTCGCCGGGCGCGATGGGACCGGTGGCGGCGGATCCCGAGTGCGAGATGGACCGGCTTTCGGCGAGCTATCTCATCGCCCTGGCGGCGCGCGCCGTGCGGGAGGCGGGGGATCTCCTGCGCCGCGCCCGGGAAGCCGGAAAGTTCCTCGCGACGATGTCCGTGGACACGGTGATCCGCTTCCGGTCGGCCGCCGACCGGGCCGCCTTTAGCCAGGAATTGACCGCCGAGGTCCGCCGCCTGGTCGCGAAGTACCACGACGAGTCCGCGCCCGGTGGGCGCTCGCACCGGCTGGTGCTGCTGGCCCATCCATTGCCGAAAGCGAAATCTGACAGATAG
- a CDS encoding N-acetylmuramoyl-L-alanine amidase — translation MARAERIKRRVVAELVTQNLDLIRGRLPWQVRRSRRWLHAALRFASSFLVPVGLIVPSFFALSGTAPISPPPPVATAVRTAPAEIMESPPAPQELAAETSISVPQPVDSSVFPLAVRRVVLDPGHGGRSGGTRTPSGLNEKEITLDIARRLRRMLEEASFEVVMTREADVDVSLQERTRLANDADGDVFVSIHVNWIANRSVRGVETYYLGATEDPFLTQLAAAENRESGYSMTDMRDLLEGIFVGVRIQESRALAQSIQSGLLRSMREVNPAAEDRGVKSAPFIVLMNTEMPAVLAEVSCLSNEQEADLLAKPLYREFLAQAVFSGIRAYAEDLENPDLRRMS, via the coding sequence ATGGCCCGGGCGGAGCGGATCAAGCGCCGGGTTGTCGCCGAACTGGTCACTCAGAATCTCGATCTGATCCGCGGGCGATTGCCCTGGCAGGTTCGCCGTAGCCGCCGCTGGCTGCACGCCGCGCTGCGATTTGCCAGCTCTTTCCTGGTACCGGTGGGCCTGATCGTGCCCTCCTTCTTCGCCCTGTCGGGCACTGCGCCGATCTCTCCGCCGCCACCGGTGGCGACCGCCGTCCGCACTGCGCCGGCCGAAATCATGGAGTCACCGCCGGCGCCGCAAGAGCTGGCCGCGGAAACTTCGATCTCCGTGCCGCAGCCGGTCGATTCCTCGGTCTTTCCCCTCGCCGTTCGGCGGGTGGTGCTCGATCCCGGCCATGGCGGCCGCAGCGGCGGTACCCGCACGCCGAGCGGCTTGAACGAGAAGGAGATCACCCTCGACATCGCCCGGCGCCTACGCCGGATGCTCGAAGAGGCTTCCTTCGAGGTGGTGATGACCCGGGAGGCGGATGTGGACGTGTCGCTCCAGGAGCGCACTCGCCTGGCGAACGATGCCGACGGCGACGTGTTCGTTTCCATCCACGTCAACTGGATCGCCAACCGATCCGTGCGCGGCGTGGAAACCTACTACCTCGGCGCCACCGAGGACCCCTTCCTCACCCAGCTCGCTGCCGCCGAGAACCGCGAGTCGGGCTACTCGATGACCGACATGCGCGATCTGCTCGAGGGGATCTTCGTCGGGGTGCGGATCCAGGAGTCGCGGGCTCTGGCGCAATCGATCCAGAGCGGTTTGCTGCGCTCGATGCGCGAGGTCAATCCCGCGGCGGAGGACCGCGGGGTCAAGAGCGCGCCCTTTATCGTGCTGATGAACACCGAGATGCCGGCGGTGCTGGCCGAGGTGTCCTGTCTTTCCAATGAACAGGAGGCGGATCTGCTGGCCAAGCCCCTGTATCGTGAGTTTCTTGCCCAAGCCGTCTTCTCGGGCATCCGCGCCTATGCGGAGGACCTGGAGAATCCGGATTTGAGGAGGATGAGCTGA
- a CDS encoding carbon starvation protein A, which yields MVAVVTAVCFLGYFLGYAVYARFLARRVFRLDPAAVTPAHALRDDVDYVPTRRFVLFGHHYASITGLSPMLGPAVAVIWGWAPAMLWVLLGAVLVGCVHDFGALVVSIRARGMSIGKVTEGIIGPRAKSLFHLIIFFGIALAMGVFVYVIAVLFSITPQWSAADPMADPSSFPTAVLPSACLVVMAMAIGYRVYRRGDRLAPLAAVGFALMLVAVWAGLRLPTLGLPREAWPGQPAWIWILLGYSFTASVLPVWSLLQARDFLNSLLLYLGLGLAYLGLFVATPEFAAPAFRMDPPGAPSFLPFVFIVIACGAASGFHALVSSGTTAKQIDREPDAQMIGYGGMLGESLLGLLAVLACTAGVIGAPGQSAAELWQATYHDWSSIQGLGNQVGVFITGAAGFVEALGFLDHRSATALIAVVVVSFALTTLDSATRLLRFNLSEMGETLRLRVLDNRYAASGGAVAVIAFFAFYEVGGRPAGLALWRLFGTVNQLLAGLALLVVTLYLVQRRRNAWFTGVPAVFMMVSTLVAMVVNLRDFLKTWDEGGALLFVVGVVLLVLALWLLVEAYLCWRKARRGPPVEAVEVFP from the coding sequence ATGGTTGCCGTCGTCACCGCTGTCTGTTTTCTCGGGTATTTTCTGGGATATGCGGTCTATGCACGATTCCTAGCCCGCCGGGTTTTCCGGTTGGATCCCGCGGCGGTCACCCCGGCCCATGCCCTGCGCGACGATGTGGACTACGTGCCCACCCGCCGCTTCGTGCTGTTCGGACACCACTACGCTTCGATCACCGGCCTGTCGCCGATGCTCGGGCCGGCGGTGGCGGTGATCTGGGGCTGGGCGCCGGCCATGCTGTGGGTGCTGTTGGGGGCGGTGCTGGTGGGCTGTGTGCACGACTTCGGCGCTCTGGTGGTGAGCATCCGCGCCCGCGGCATGTCCATCGGCAAGGTCACCGAGGGCATCATCGGTCCGCGCGCCAAGAGCCTCTTCCACCTCATCATCTTCTTCGGCATTGCGCTGGCGATGGGGGTGTTCGTCTACGTCATCGCGGTGTTGTTCTCGATCACGCCGCAGTGGAGCGCGGCGGATCCGATGGCGGATCCCTCGTCGTTCCCGACGGCGGTGTTGCCCTCTGCCTGCCTGGTTGTGATGGCGATGGCGATCGGCTACCGGGTCTACCGCCGGGGGGATCGGCTGGCGCCGCTGGCGGCGGTCGGTTTCGCCTTGATGTTGGTGGCCGTGTGGGCGGGGCTGCGGCTGCCCACCCTCGGTTTGCCGCGGGAGGCTTGGCCTGGGCAGCCGGCCTGGATCTGGATCCTCCTCGGCTACTCCTTCACCGCCTCGGTGCTGCCGGTTTGGAGCCTGCTGCAGGCGCGGGACTTTCTCAACTCATTGCTGCTCTACCTCGGTCTCGGGCTGGCCTACCTCGGATTGTTCGTCGCCACCCCGGAGTTCGCCGCGCCGGCTTTCCGCATGGATCCGCCGGGTGCGCCGAGCTTCCTGCCCTTTGTCTTCATCGTCATCGCCTGCGGCGCCGCCAGCGGATTCCATGCGCTGGTTTCCTCGGGCACCACCGCCAAGCAGATCGATCGCGAGCCGGATGCTCAGATGATCGGCTACGGCGGCATGCTCGGGGAGTCACTGCTCGGGCTGTTGGCGGTCCTCGCCTGTACTGCCGGGGTGATTGGCGCTCCAGGTCAGTCGGCGGCGGAACTGTGGCAGGCGACGTACCACGACTGGTCGTCGATCCAGGGCTTGGGCAATCAGGTGGGGGTGTTCATCACCGGCGCCGCCGGCTTCGTGGAAGCCCTCGGATTTCTCGATCACCGCTCCGCCACCGCGCTGATCGCGGTGGTGGTGGTGTCCTTCGCCCTCACTACCCTGGACTCGGCTACCCGGCTGCTGCGCTTCAACCTGTCGGAAATGGGCGAGACCCTGCGCCTGCGTGTCCTCGACAACCGCTATGCGGCCTCCGGCGGGGCGGTGGCGGTGATCGCCTTTTTCGCCTTCTACGAGGTCGGTGGTCGACCCGCCGGTCTCGCCCTCTGGCGGCTTTTCGGCACGGTCAACCAGCTCCTCGCCGGCCTCGCCCTACTGGTAGTGACCCTGTACTTGGTGCAGAGGCGGCGAAACGCCTGGTTCACCGGCGTGCCGGCGGTGTTCATGATGGTTTCGACGCTGGTGGCGATGGTCGTCAACCTGCGGGACTTCTTGAAGACGTGGGACGAAGGCGGCGCCCTGCTATTCGTCGTCGGGGTGGTGCTGCTGGTGCTCGCCCTATGGCTGCTGGTCGAGGCCTACTTGTGCTGGCGCAAGGCGCGGCGCGGCCCGCCGGTGGAGGCGGTGGAGGTCTTTCCGTAG